One genomic segment of Acidobacteriota bacterium includes these proteins:
- a CDS encoding zf-HC2 domain-containing protein, protein MTHPNEEMLNDYVDELLSESETLEVRRHLDSCPDCRSDVESIRNLLHQATQLSDIEPDRDLLDAVRVRARKPSYGWTRWLAAAAAVGLVAIFAGLELGRDNGETAVGPSGKVEPSFETLLANFEAAEAEYIRATESLAEGLEARRDEIEPETLAVLDKNLAVVDTAIAEVRLALGRDGVTFENSHILTALYNRKLDILLRASRLRS, encoded by the coding sequence ATGACTCATCCCAACGAAGAGATGCTGAACGACTACGTCGACGAGTTACTCTCGGAGTCGGAGACTCTCGAGGTGCGTCGTCATCTCGATAGCTGCCCCGATTGCCGCTCCGACGTGGAGTCGATCCGGAACCTGTTGCATCAGGCGACGCAGTTGAGCGATATCGAGCCCGACCGCGACCTGCTGGATGCGGTTCGAGTTCGCGCCCGCAAGCCTAGCTACGGCTGGACCCGCTGGCTGGCGGCGGCCGCCGCGGTGGGGTTGGTGGCGATCTTTGCCGGACTCGAGCTCGGTCGTGACAACGGGGAGACCGCGGTGGGCCCGTCGGGCAAAGTCGAGCCGTCGTTTGAGACCCTGCTGGCCAACTTCGAGGCCGCGGAGGCCGAGTACATCCGGGCGACCGAGTCGTTGGCGGAGGGGCTTGAAGCCCGCCGCGACGAGATCGAGCCCGAGACCCTGGCGGTCCTGGATAAGAACCTGGCCGTCGTCGATACCGCCATCGCCGAGGTCCGTCTGGCCCTGGGTCGCGACGGGGTCACCTTCGAGAACAGCCACATCCTGACCGCCCTTTATAACCGGAAATTAGACATTCTCTTGCGGGCCTCCCGGCTCCGCTCCTGA
- a CDS encoding protein kinase gives MEKPGVNDPTRVKHYEIISRLGEGGMGVVYRARDTRLGRTVALKMLSGEFRLDAERSRRFEREAKIVSSVSHPGIATLFDFDVDGESAFLTMELVEGPTLREVLESGALPVEQVLDCGSQVASAIAAAHEHGVIHRDLKPENVMVGGTGFYKVLDFGVARIEDVVNEEEESGLSKTQTPTKWLTRGGVLMGTVAYMSPEQVSGNVADARSDIFALGSLLYELATGCSAFARGSDVATLHAIAYEPPNIPTDSEVRVPRGLALVFEKCLAKDPGKRYSSAAELADDLNLLRRQMHGGSGGVERLSVFPASKRRGLSKRWWLGIAAIVVVGLLGLWIPKFVDRGPEVEAAAQTSSVMPVAMEVAPIPRVIVAFFENQTGDDSAGWISSGLPQMLTTDLSRSSQLEVIATQRLHDLLANAGKDATTPLDRSTTAELARWARADIVISGSVFKLGDQYRIDAQAYDVETGTLSAAHKVSGTDLFLMVENLTTGLLSGLTQGETTRPERMPTRSQDAFLAFTEGKTQYENLQFEAAADSFRASIEHDGEFALPQVHLATTLLTMGDVDGGLVAIETALQDSESLPEDERLLAQGIDAYFREGDFVKGAALFADLIERFPRNPESHVWWGRAASELQGDSMEGIRQLRAALKIDRDYLPAVVGLAGEMSRLGAVEESQTMLQAAADRCPMAADAIMELME, from the coding sequence GTGGAGAAGCCCGGCGTAAACGACCCGACCCGAGTCAAGCATTACGAGATTATCTCTCGGCTTGGCGAGGGAGGGATGGGCGTGGTCTATCGCGCCCGCGATACCCGGCTGGGTCGTACCGTCGCGCTGAAGATGCTGTCGGGTGAGTTCAGGCTGGATGCCGAGCGCAGTCGCCGGTTTGAGCGTGAGGCGAAGATCGTCTCGTCGGTCAGCCACCCCGGTATCGCGACGTTGTTCGATTTCGACGTGGATGGGGAATCGGCGTTTCTCACCATGGAACTGGTGGAGGGCCCGACCCTCCGAGAGGTTCTTGAGTCCGGCGCACTTCCCGTGGAGCAGGTGCTGGACTGTGGCTCCCAGGTGGCGTCCGCCATCGCGGCGGCTCACGAGCACGGGGTCATCCATCGAGACCTGAAGCCCGAGAACGTCATGGTCGGCGGCACCGGCTTCTACAAGGTGCTTGACTTCGGCGTCGCTCGGATCGAGGACGTCGTCAACGAGGAAGAAGAGTCCGGGTTGTCGAAGACCCAGACCCCGACCAAGTGGCTGACACGGGGCGGGGTGCTGATGGGCACCGTGGCCTACATGAGTCCCGAGCAGGTGTCGGGGAACGTTGCGGATGCCCGTTCGGACATCTTTGCACTAGGCAGCCTGCTGTACGAGCTTGCGACCGGTTGCTCTGCGTTTGCCCGTGGCAGTGACGTCGCGACGTTGCACGCGATAGCGTATGAACCGCCGAATATTCCGACCGACTCCGAGGTTCGGGTTCCCCGTGGTTTGGCGTTGGTGTTCGAGAAGTGTCTGGCGAAGGATCCTGGGAAACGCTACTCGTCGGCGGCGGAGCTTGCCGACGATCTCAACCTTCTACGCCGACAGATGCATGGCGGCTCCGGTGGTGTCGAGCGACTGAGCGTCTTTCCGGCGTCTAAGCGACGGGGGCTGTCAAAGCGTTGGTGGCTCGGGATCGCGGCGATCGTGGTTGTCGGTCTGCTGGGACTGTGGATTCCGAAGTTCGTCGATCGTGGACCTGAGGTGGAGGCGGCGGCGCAGACGTCGTCGGTGATGCCGGTGGCGATGGAGGTAGCGCCCATCCCGCGGGTCATCGTGGCGTTCTTCGAGAACCAGACCGGTGACGATAGTGCCGGTTGGATCTCCAGCGGTCTGCCGCAGATGCTGACCACCGATCTGTCGCGCTCGAGCCAACTCGAGGTGATCGCCACCCAGCGTCTGCACGACCTGCTGGCCAACGCCGGCAAGGACGCAACCACACCCCTCGATCGATCCACCACCGCCGAGCTGGCCCGTTGGGCCCGCGCCGACATCGTCATCAGCGGCTCGGTGTTCAAGCTGGGCGATCAGTACCGCATCGATGCCCAGGCCTACGATGTCGAGACCGGCACGTTGTCCGCCGCCCACAAGGTATCGGGGACAGATTTATTTTTGATGGTCGAGAACCTGACCACCGGGCTGCTGTCCGGTCTGACCCAGGGCGAGACGACCCGCCCCGAGAGGATGCCCACCCGGTCGCAGGACGCGTTCCTGGCCTTCACCGAGGGCAAGACCCAGTACGAGAACCTACAGTTCGAAGCGGCGGCGGACAGCTTCCGTGCGTCCATCGAGCACGACGGCGAGTTTGCGTTGCCACAGGTCCATCTAGCGACGACGCTGCTGACGATGGGTGACGTGGACGGCGGGTTGGTCGCCATCGAGACGGCCCTGCAGGATTCCGAGTCTCTTCCCGAGGACGAGCGCTTGCTGGCGCAGGGGATCGACGCGTATTTCCGCGAGGGCGACTTCGTGAAGGGCGCCGCGTTGTTTGCGGATCTGATCGAACGCTTCCCCCGTAATCCCGAGTCCCATGTCTGGTGGGGTCGCGCGGCGTCCGAGCTGCAGGGCGACTCGATGGAAGGCATCCGCCAGCTGCGTGCGGCGCTCAAGATCGATCGGGACTACCTACCGGCGGTTGTCGGCCTGGCAGGGGAGATGAGCCGACTG
- a CDS encoding DUF4097 family beta strand repeat-containing protein: protein MKKITLIAALLLMALPLLAGTKTVDITRDATADADVSIELISGTIRVVVGSNSEVRIRGTVNDRWETVEVDGDDDDISIEVDLPSGTHNNVRLEADLEISVPAGVELSIETVSSEIWVEGLTGSVSVETVSGDIDIDGNMEEILVESVSGSIDIRGGKSTDTIEVELVSGTVEVSGGFNNGGDYSIGAVSGNITLRVPAGFGAEYEIETFSGSIKSDFGPTPKRAEYLPSKSLSFTEGNGSADVEIETFSGTIRLQKS from the coding sequence ATGAAGAAGATCACACTCATCGCCGCACTATTACTGATGGCACTGCCGCTTCTGGCGGGGACCAAGACCGTCGACATCACCCGCGACGCGACCGCGGACGCCGACGTCTCCATCGAGCTGATCTCGGGGACCATCCGTGTCGTCGTCGGCAGCAACAGCGAGGTTCGGATCCGCGGGACCGTCAACGACCGCTGGGAGACCGTCGAGGTCGACGGCGACGACGACGATATCTCGATCGAGGTCGATCTCCCCAGCGGGACCCACAACAACGTCCGATTGGAGGCCGACCTGGAGATCAGCGTGCCCGCCGGTGTCGAGCTGAGCATCGAGACCGTCAGCTCCGAGATCTGGGTAGAGGGTCTGACCGGTAGCGTCTCCGTCGAAACGGTCAGCGGCGACATCGACATCGACGGAAACATGGAAGAGATCCTCGTGGAGTCCGTCAGTGGGAGCATCGACATCCGCGGCGGCAAGTCGACCGACACCATCGAGGTGGAGCTGGTCTCCGGCACGGTCGAGGTGTCCGGTGGCTTCAACAACGGCGGCGACTATTCGATCGGCGCCGTCAGCGGCAACATCACGCTTCGTGTGCCTGCGGGCTTCGGTGCGGAGTACGAGATCGAGACCTTCAGCGGTTCGATCAAGAGCGACTTCGGTCCCACCCCCAAGCGTGCCGAGTACCTGCCGTCCAAGAGCCTCAGCTTCACCGAGGGCAACGGCAGCGCCGATGTGGAGATCGAGACGTTTAGCGGTACGATCCGACTGCAGAAATCCTGA